Proteins from one Ammospiza nelsoni isolate bAmmNel1 chromosome 18, bAmmNel1.pri, whole genome shotgun sequence genomic window:
- the RILPL2 gene encoding RILP-like protein 2: MERGRDGEEELEEEEEEDEDEDEDEEDGGPESALEKSPFQLTAADVYDISSVVGRDLLQLRAGPQLPAARARLQFRIVRVLEMLEALVSESSVTEEQLRRERDSLRRELEQLRAAARGSDPQPSLGPDQMVIDLTDPNRPRFTLQELRDVLQERNQLKAQLLVVQEELQCYKSGIISQKRDQTEELEKAASGSSTGTRKDSEEKTIIKRLFSFKHGK; this comes from the exons ATGGAGCGGGGCCGGGAcggggaggaggagctggaggaggaggaggaggaggatgaggatgaggatgaggatgaggaggatggcGGCCCGGAGAGCGCTCTGGAGAAGAGCCCGTTCCAGCTGACGGCCGCGGATGTGTACGACATCTCCTCCGTGGTGGGCCgggacctgctgcagctccGCGCCGGGCCGCAGCtgcccgccgcccgcgcccggCTGCAGTTCAGGATCGTCCGGgtgctggagatgctggaggCGCTGGTGAGCGAGAGCAGCGTGACCGAGGAGCAGCTGCGGCGGGAGCGGGACAGCCTCCGGCGGGAGCTCGAGCAGCTGCGGGCGGCGGCCCGAGGGAGCGACCCGCAG CCCAGCCTTGGCCCAGATCAAATGGTGATAGACCTCACAGACCCCAACCGGCCCCGGTTCACGTTACAGGAGCTCCGGGATGTATTGCAAGAGAGGAACCAGCTGAAAGCTCAGCTTCTGGTGGTGCAAGAGGAGCTACAGTGCTATAAGAG TGGGATCATCTCACAGAAAAGGGACCAAACAGAAGAACTGGAAAAAGCAGCCAGTGGCAGCAGTACTGGCACCAGAAAGGACAGTGAAGAGAAGACAATCATCAAACGGTT gttttcttttaaacatggaaaatga